AGACCCCGCCGGAATAAGAGAATTATCTTTACTGCATCTCAAAGCTGCAAATACAATTTGGTCAGATATTTCACAGGTTGCATTGGCAGCGATTAGATAATTTTGAGGATTATTGATATTTTGAGTTAAAGTGCCGTTTGAAAACCACTCTATACCCACAGCCGTATTATCGGGGTCGCTGAATTGAATAAAATTTTCCCAAGCGGTTAAATTTACGGTTTCATTTTCGCATACGACTACGCTGGAATTGAGCAAAGTATTAATAGTAGGGCAATTTTGTACAGTGGTGGCACAGTTATAGGGCAAACTCACTTCAAAAGGCGGCACACACTCAACATTGCTATTTAGATAATTATAAGAGATGGTATAAGTGTGCTGACCGGAAGTACCCTGCACCGCCGTTTGTGTTCCGCCGTTGGAAACCACCAAATAATTACCACATTCAAAATTAGGAGTAATAGAAGTAGTGCAGGTATTCATACCGCTAAAATTCAAAAAAGCATTGATACTACTTGGAAATACCACCACTTGCACTTTTTCGTTGCCCAAAGGCGTAATAAAAGAATTATCAAGCGTACAAATTGCCTGCACTGTAAATTCATAAATAAGCGGTGCACAATTGGTGTTGGTGAGTACCACATTTTGCGGATTGGCGATAGTGCCCAATCCGTTGTTGCCACTCCAAGCATAGCTCACCGCCGTACCATTTTGTACCGTTGCCGACAAGCTGATACTTTCTCCCGAACAGATATAAGATGTATTGACAGCAGCAATAGGATTGATAGGGCAGCCTGATTGTGCTTCGCCAAGCGTAAATGTACCCTGATACCAAATATCTCCTACATTAGTGCCGTTGCCGTTGCCTCCGATGCCGGCTATATTAAACGCAATATTTCCTTCGCCCAAAGGCGGTGCTTGCCACGAAAAAGCCCATACGCCACTGGTATTTACACCACTGTGTTCAATTTGCTGAGTAATACCTGTTCCTTCCAGAGCGGTGGTGCTGCCTGCGATAAAAGCATCATTGACCGAAGAAGAACTCATAGCAAAGCCATAGCGAGCAAAAGAAATATTATATTTTACCAAGAAATTATACACACCATTGGGCGTATAAGTGGTAACAGTGTTGCCGGAGGCATCGGTAACGAGTACCTCCAACTGCTGCCCTGCTCCAAAAGTACCCATACCCGCCGCGCCGCTGCTGTGGCAACCACCATTGCCGCACGAACTACCAAAAGCACCCGTTTGTCCCAAAGGGGGATTCGCCTGATTGCCGGTGGCTTGCTGCTCGCTGCTGAAATTCGGATAAAAATGAAAAAGAAAAACCCCTATAAAAATTGCGATAATAATTTTTGTATTCATAGCCTTTGAAAGGATATATTTGGCGACAAAAAATAAAGATAAAACACAAAAGTAGTGATTTTTTTAGTTTTTATGATGAGCTTTTGCGAAACGAAGCCTCTAAAACCTGTATATTCATATAAATCGTATTGCAATACACCACAACATCGCTATCTTTGTACAAGTTTTTTTTGAATAAAAAAACAGACAGCATATTTTTTATTACACCACATACAATCATGCAGCATCATTTATCTGCCTTAGAAATCCAACGCCGCGAAAAATTGCAAGAATTGCAATCGCTGGGAATTGAGCCGTATCCGGCTTCTGAATTTACGGTAACACACATAGCGAACGACATCAAGCAACAATTCAACGAAGCCAATAAAGAAAATTTCCGGCAAGTGCGCTTGGCGGGTCGCCTGATGCAATCGCGCATTATGGGCAAAGCTTCTTTTGCAGAGTTGCAGGATAGCAGCGGACGTGTTCAGCTATACATTTCGCGCGATGAAATATGCCCATCCGAAGACAAAACTTTGTACAATACAGTATTTAAAAAGCTCCTTGATATTGGCGACTATATCGGCGTGTGCGGCTATGTATTTACTACACAAACCAGTGAAATATCTGTCCATGTGAGCGAATTAAAACTGCTTTCCAAAGCCTTGCGCCCATTGCCTGTGGTAAAAAAAGACGAAGACGGCAATATATATGATGCTTTCACCGACCCCGAAATGCGCTATCGCCAACGCTATGTGGACTTAACGGTAAACAGCGAAGTACGCAATACATTTATTAAACGCAGCCAACTCATCAGCAGTTTGCGCCAATTTATGAGCGAGCGCGGCTATTTGGAAGTAGAAACCCCCGTATTACAGCCCATTCATGGTGGTGCGGCGGCGCGCCCCTTTGTTACGCACCACAATGCTTTAGACCGTCCTTATTATTTGCGCATTGCCAACGAGCTATATTTAAAACGCCTGATAGTGGGAGGTTTTGACGGAGTTTTTGAGTTTGCCAAAGATTTCAGAAACGAAGGTATGAGCCGCTTTCATAATCCCGAATTTACATTGATGGAATTATATGTGGCATATAAAGATTATAAATGGATGATGGATTTTGCGGAAGCAATGCTGGAAAAAGCCGCCCTTGATTTGCACGGCACAACCGAAGTGCCTGTAGGCGAGCACATTATCAGTTTCAAACGCCCCTGGAAACGCTACACCATGTTTGGAGCGATAGAAGCCTACACGGGTGTAGATATATCGGCAATGGACGAAGAAACCTTGCGCCACACCGCCCGCCAGCTCCACGTACCTATTGATGGCACCATGGGCAAAGGCAAATTGATAGATGCCATTTTTGGCGAAAAAGTAGAGCCATTGCTCATACAGCCCACTTTTATCACCGACTATCCGGTGGAGATGTCGCCGCTTGCCAAACGCCACCGCAACAACCCCGATTTGGTGGAGCGTTTTGAGGCGATTTGTAATAAAAAAGAAATTATGAACGCTTTTTCGGAACTCAACGACCCGATAGACCAACGCCAACGTTTCGAGGAGCAGTTGAATTTGGCAGCACGCGGCGATGAAGAAGCAATGGCATTGGACGAAGACTTTTTGCGGGCTTTGGAATATGGTATGCCGCCCACTGCCGGAATTGGTATCGGCATCGACCGCCTCGCCATGATTATGACCAATCAGCCCTCTATTCAGGAGGTGATTTTCTTTCCGCAAATGCGCGATGAAGCATAATACAAATACGGATAATTACAGTAATAATATCTTTTTCTTAACCTTGTCGGGTGGGCAATCATTACTTGACAAGGTTTTTTTATTAGCATTGTATTCATTTAATCACTTTATTATCTTTGTACAGATATACGAAAAATTACTTGTTTTCGTTAGTGCTGTGGCTGCTTCATTTTTATTACAACAACAAAAAAAACAAATACTTTCCCTTGCATTATCGCTCTTTTTCCTTACCGATTGCGCTGTTTTGTACCTTTTGGTTTTTAGTAGCGGCTTTAAGTTCCTGCCAACAAGAAGATTTGCTGTATAGTGCCTCCGATGCACAGCTCGAATTATCGGCAGATACGATCACATTTGATACCGTATTTACCAATATTGGTTCTACTATCAATGGTTTTTTGTTGTATAATCCCTACAATCGCTCGCTGAACATCAGCCGTATAGAGTTGTCGGGCGGCTCACAATCCAATTTTCGTATCAATGTCGACGGCATCAATGCCCCACTTGCCGAAAATATACAGGTTTTGCCCGGCGACAGTATGTATGTATTTGTAGAAGTCATTGTGGATCCTAATCAGGGGCAATTACCTTTTGTGATAGAAGATTCCATTTTACTCACCACCAACGGCAATTTGCAAAAAGTATATTTGAATGCTTGGGGGCAAAATGCACACTATTTGCGAGCCGATAGTGTATATTTTTGGGAAGTATGCGATGAAGTATTTGAAGATGATTTGCCATACATAGTATTTGGCGGATTATATGTGCCTCCGAATTGCACGCTCACTTTGGCACAAGGCGTAGATTTGCACATACACCCCAAAACCAATAATCTAGCTACCTTCTCAGGCATTTGGGTAGAAGGAACTTTGCTTATTGAAGGAGAAAAAGACAGTCTTGTAGAAATAAAAGGAATGAGGTTAGAGGATTATTTTGATGATAAAGCCGCCCAGTGGGGAGCGATACATTTATTGCGCGGCAGTAGCAGCAGTATTCGCTATGCAAGCATTAAAAACAATATCTGGGGCATTACCGTAGGTAAAACATTAGACACCACCTGCACCACCATTGCTACCACACCCAAAGCCAATTTGAATATAAAAAATAGCACCATTTACAATAATTTAGAACACGGCATAGAAGCCATACTGAGCAATATTACCGCCGAAAATTGTTTGATTTATAATTGCGGAAAAAATAATGTATTGTTGCAATACGGCGGCGAGTATCAGTTTACAAATTGCACTTTTGTAAATTACGGCGGCAATTTATCGCACCAAAACAGTCCGGTAGCAGCGGCACTTAATTTTATTGTATGCACAGAAAACGGAGAGCAAACTGCATTTGCCGCCCCTGAAATTACCAACATATTATTCAAAAATTGCATTATTCACGGCTCACGAGAAGAGGAGTGGGTATTTAACGACCAAGATGTTCCGCAAGGAGCAGAGATTAATTTTGAAATGAGCAACTGCATTCTGCGCACCAAACACAACACCGACACGCTCGGCTACACAAATTGCATCATCAATCCCTTAGCCAAAGACACTATGTTTGTGAAGCGCAGCGAATTTGATTTTCACCTGCACCCGCAATCGCCCGCCATTGACAAGGGCAACTGGGACAACCCCCTGACCGATGATTTGGACGGCAACCCGCGCAGCAATATTCCAGACATAGGCTGTTATGAATATCAATAGATGCTGTTGAATACATTATTTTTGTAACACACGAGTCGGTAAAAAAAATTATTATCTGTCACTTTTATAACAACAACTTTGGGATATGAATCAAGAGGT
Above is a genomic segment from Sphingobacteriales bacterium containing:
- the lysS gene encoding lysine--tRNA ligase; amino-acid sequence: MQHHLSALEIQRREKLQELQSLGIEPYPASEFTVTHIANDIKQQFNEANKENFRQVRLAGRLMQSRIMGKASFAELQDSSGRVQLYISRDEICPSEDKTLYNTVFKKLLDIGDYIGVCGYVFTTQTSEISVHVSELKLLSKALRPLPVVKKDEDGNIYDAFTDPEMRYRQRYVDLTVNSEVRNTFIKRSQLISSLRQFMSERGYLEVETPVLQPIHGGAAARPFVTHHNALDRPYYLRIANELYLKRLIVGGFDGVFEFAKDFRNEGMSRFHNPEFTLMELYVAYKDYKWMMDFAEAMLEKAALDLHGTTEVPVGEHIISFKRPWKRYTMFGAIEAYTGVDISAMDEETLRHTARQLHVPIDGTMGKGKLIDAIFGEKVEPLLIQPTFITDYPVEMSPLAKRHRNNPDLVERFEAICNKKEIMNAFSELNDPIDQRQRFEEQLNLAARGDEEAMALDEDFLRALEYGMPPTAGIGIGIDRLAMIMTNQPSIQEVIFFPQMRDEA
- a CDS encoding right-handed parallel beta-helix repeat-containing protein, yielding MFSLVLWLLHFYYNNKKNKYFPLHYRSFSLPIALFCTFWFLVAALSSCQQEDLLYSASDAQLELSADTITFDTVFTNIGSTINGFLLYNPYNRSLNISRIELSGGSQSNFRINVDGINAPLAENIQVLPGDSMYVFVEVIVDPNQGQLPFVIEDSILLTTNGNLQKVYLNAWGQNAHYLRADSVYFWEVCDEVFEDDLPYIVFGGLYVPPNCTLTLAQGVDLHIHPKTNNLATFSGIWVEGTLLIEGEKDSLVEIKGMRLEDYFDDKAAQWGAIHLLRGSSSSIRYASIKNNIWGITVGKTLDTTCTTIATTPKANLNIKNSTIYNNLEHGIEAILSNITAENCLIYNCGKNNVLLQYGGEYQFTNCTFVNYGGNLSHQNSPVAAALNFIVCTENGEQTAFAAPEITNILFKNCIIHGSREEEWVFNDQDVPQGAEINFEMSNCILRTKHNTDTLGYTNCIINPLAKDTMFVKRSEFDFHLHPQSPAIDKGNWDNPLTDDLDGNPRSNIPDIGCYEYQ